In Acinetobacter sp. C32I, one genomic interval encodes:
- a CDS encoding ABC transporter ATP-binding protein, translating to MTDALVLSGLSKTYRNGFQALKGIDLTVPEGEFYALLGPNGAGKSTTIGIISSLTKKTSGSVEIFGHNLDTHPSHAKQCLGVVPQEFNFGQFEKTFDILVTQAGYYGIPKKLAEQRAEHYLEKLGLWEKRNIQSRMLSGGMKRRLMIARAMMHEPKLLILDEPTAGVDIELRRSMWDFLTEMNENGTSIILTTHYLEEAEMLCRRIAIIDRGVIKEDTSMKGFLNQLNEESFICDLAEPIEIFDLNIIGFKFNLIDPVTLEVTMDKAHSMNDLFLLLQSQNIQVSSMRNKSNRLEELFVKMVEKNLAGADQ from the coding sequence ATGACTGATGCTTTGGTGTTGAGCGGTTTGTCCAAAACTTATCGTAATGGTTTTCAGGCGTTAAAAGGGATCGACCTTACCGTACCTGAAGGTGAATTCTATGCATTATTAGGACCTAATGGTGCAGGAAAATCGACAACGATTGGTATCATCAGCTCTTTAACCAAAAAAACATCTGGTTCTGTTGAGATTTTTGGGCATAACTTAGATACCCATCCCTCACATGCAAAACAATGTCTTGGTGTTGTTCCTCAAGAATTTAACTTTGGGCAATTCGAAAAAACTTTTGATATTTTAGTGACCCAAGCGGGTTATTACGGCATTCCGAAGAAATTGGCCGAACAACGTGCTGAACACTATTTAGAAAAGCTCGGTTTATGGGAAAAACGTAATATTCAATCGCGTATGCTCTCTGGTGGTATGAAACGCCGTTTGATGATTGCACGTGCAATGATGCATGAACCTAAACTGCTGATCCTTGATGAACCGACCGCTGGCGTTGATATTGAGTTACGTCGTTCGATGTGGGACTTCCTCACCGAAATGAATGAAAATGGCACTTCAATTATTCTTACCACACACTATTTAGAAGAAGCTGAAATGCTGTGTCGTCGTATTGCAATCATTGACCGCGGTGTGATTAAAGAAGATACCTCGATGAAAGGTTTCCTTAATCAACTGAATGAAGAATCGTTTATCTGTGATTTAGCCGAGCCAATCGAAATTTTTGACCTGAATATTATCGGTTTTAAATTTAATCTGATTGATCCAGTTACCCTAGAAGTGACAATGGATAAAGCGCATAGCATGAATGACCTGTTCTTGCTGTTACAGTCACAGAATATCCAAGTCAGCAGTATGCGTAATAAATCGAATCGCTTAGAAGAATTGTTCGTGAAAATGGTCGAGAAAAATCTTGCAGGAGCGGATCAATGA